Proteins from a genomic interval of Aureimonas sp. AU20:
- a CDS encoding DUF2076 domain-containing protein: MNSDERQMLQSLFTRLGDAERGAPPRDGEAESFIRDRVSSAPHVPYYMAQTIIVQEEALKAAHARIEELERAERERPAQSSGGGGFLSGLFGGGGSASRDSQSNSRDSQPMGVPQGYRGGQDAGYGQAQPARGPWGASPPQQGGGYAQAPMPPQGGYGAQPGYGQPAAYQPPAQGGRGGGFLAGAAQTAVGVAGGVVLGNMLGNMFGGSHSFLNPGGAGGVVENTTIENTEIINEAPGAQDVSASDSGDNSYDDGGMQDADYDDPGFGGGDDFEDI; encoded by the coding sequence ATGAACAGCGACGAACGTCAGATGCTGCAAAGCCTCTTCACCCGCCTGGGGGACGCGGAACGGGGCGCCCCGCCCCGCGACGGCGAGGCGGAAAGCTTCATTCGCGACCGCGTTTCCAGCGCGCCGCACGTGCCCTACTACATGGCGCAGACGATCATCGTGCAGGAAGAGGCGTTGAAGGCGGCCCACGCCCGCATCGAGGAACTGGAGCGCGCCGAGCGCGAGCGCCCGGCCCAGAGCAGCGGCGGCGGCGGCTTCCTCAGCGGGCTCTTCGGCGGCGGCGGTTCCGCGTCGCGCGACAGCCAGTCCAATTCCCGCGACAGCCAGCCGATGGGCGTGCCGCAGGGCTATCGCGGCGGGCAGGATGCCGGCTACGGGCAGGCGCAGCCCGCGCGCGGCCCCTGGGGCGCCAGCCCCCCGCAGCAGGGCGGCGGCTACGCGCAAGCCCCGATGCCTCCGCAAGGCGGGTACGGCGCGCAGCCCGGCTATGGCCAGCCCGCCGCCTACCAGCCGCCCGCGCAGGGCGGGCGCGGCGGCGGCTTCCTGGCCGGCGCGGCGCAGACGGCGGTGGGCGTGGCCGGCGGCGTGGTGCTCGGCAACATGCTGGGCAACATGTTCGGCGGCTCGCATTCCTTTCTCAATCCTGGCGGCGCGGGCGGGGTCGTGGAGAACACCACGATCGAGAACACCGAGATCATCAACGAGGCGCCCGGCGCGCAGGACGTGTCGGCATCCGACTCGGGCGATAATTCCTATGACGACGGCGGGATGCAGGACGCCGACTACGACGATCCCGGCTTCGGCGGCGGCGACGATTTCGAGGACATCTGA
- a CDS encoding sigma-54-dependent transcriptional regulator produces MSDAPSLPVAFVDDEPDLRAANEQSLLLAGYRPLLFDRAEAALAAVDAGFEGVVVTDLRMPGLSGLDLFRRLRALDADLPVILVTGHGDVATAVDALHEGVYDFIAKPYPAARLMDAVRRAGEKRRLVLENRRLRALAAQGSEADAPLIGDSPSMQRLRRTLRQIADADVDVLVEGETGSGKEVVASALHGWSRRAAHPFVALNCGALPETVIESELFGHESGAFTGAAKRRVGRIEHSSGGTLFLDEIESMPLALQVKLLRVLETREVEPLGTNERRPVDLRVVAAAKVDLGGAEARAYFREDLFYRLNVVTVQIPPLRERRGDVPLLFATFLERAAKRFRREPPALSPSVARHLREHDWPGNVRELVHFAERVALGIEEPAEPADCARTGMTLPERVDAFEADAIRAALEGSNGDVKRTIEALGIPRKTFYDKLQRHGISRRDFAGES; encoded by the coding sequence ATGAGCGACGCCCCGAGCCTGCCCGTCGCTTTCGTCGACGACGAGCCCGACCTTCGCGCCGCCAACGAGCAGTCGCTGCTTCTGGCGGGCTATCGCCCGCTCCTGTTCGACCGCGCCGAAGCCGCGCTCGCCGCGGTCGATGCCGGCTTCGAGGGCGTCGTCGTCACCGACCTGCGCATGCCCGGCCTCAGCGGGCTCGACCTGTTTCGCCGTCTGCGCGCGCTGGACGCCGATCTGCCGGTGATCCTCGTCACCGGGCACGGCGACGTCGCCACCGCCGTCGATGCGCTGCACGAAGGCGTCTACGACTTCATCGCCAAGCCCTATCCCGCCGCGCGGCTGATGGACGCCGTGCGCCGGGCGGGCGAGAAGCGCCGGCTCGTTCTGGAAAACCGCCGACTGCGCGCGCTGGCCGCGCAAGGCAGCGAGGCCGACGCGCCGCTGATTGGCGACAGCCCCTCCATGCAGCGCCTGCGCCGCACGCTGCGCCAGATCGCCGACGCCGATGTCGACGTTCTCGTGGAAGGCGAAACGGGCTCGGGCAAGGAGGTGGTGGCGAGCGCGCTGCATGGCTGGAGCCGCCGCGCGGCCCATCCCTTCGTGGCGCTCAACTGCGGCGCTCTGCCCGAGACGGTGATCGAGAGCGAACTCTTCGGGCACGAGAGCGGCGCCTTCACGGGCGCGGCCAAGCGGCGCGTCGGGCGCATCGAGCATTCCAGCGGCGGAACGCTGTTTCTGGACGAGATCGAGTCCATGCCGCTGGCATTGCAGGTCAAGCTCCTGCGAGTCCTGGAAACGCGCGAGGTGGAGCCGCTCGGCACCAACGAGCGCCGGCCGGTGGACCTGCGCGTCGTCGCGGCCGCCAAGGTCGATCTCGGCGGGGCCGAAGCGCGAGCCTATTTCCGCGAGGATCTGTTCTACCGGCTGAACGTCGTGACCGTGCAGATCCCGCCCCTGCGCGAGCGGCGGGGCGATGTGCCGCTGCTCTTCGCCACCTTTCTGGAGCGGGCGGCCAAGCGGTTCCGTCGCGAACCGCCGGCCCTTTCGCCCTCCGTCGCCCGGCATCTGCGCGAGCACGACTGGCCGGGCAATGTGCGCGAACTCGTTCATTTCGCCGAGCGCGTGGCGCTGGGCATCGAGGAACCGGCGGAGCCTGCCGATTGCGCTCGAACCGGCATGACCCTGCCGGAGCGGGTGGACGCCTTCGAGGCCGACGCGATCCGCGCAGCCCTCGAAGGGAGCAATGGAGACGTGAAGCGGACGATCGAAGCGCTCGGCATTCCGCGCAAGACCTTCTACGACAAGCTCCAGCGACACGGCATAAGCCGCCGCGACTTCGCGGGCGAGAGCTAG
- a CDS encoding imelysin family protein, which translates to MAAWVRAALSAEDRAALLRFRESLQMRHSFRASIAACLVLSTGSAALAQTAPAAPTREAVVARAIESVIRPGYERLDKAGEVEAKAFTELCAKPDEAKLKAARQGFADLAQAFGAVEFIRFGPITEGSRFERYLFWPDRRGAAQRQAQIIVNRRDADAATSDLLPRKSVAVQGLTALEYVLFGNGSDALASQAGAFRCRYGATIVGNLGQISDAVAEQWRHPHGIVERLTKPKPSDPTYRSTQDSLQELFATVVRGLTAVRELRILPGLNALPGETKTNLFLFGRSDHATAMLVADLDGLRALLADSGLLALKPGTSLDPAQELGAIAVSIRALGPDLGQAAGTAEGEAVLRDAMARIQTVETVLTTEVAPALGLSADFSALDGDEKDTP; encoded by the coding sequence ATGGCGGCGTGGGTGCGCGCGGCCCTGTCGGCCGAGGATCGCGCCGCACTGCTTCGCTTTCGGGAGTCCTTGCAGATGCGGCACAGTTTCAGGGCCTCGATCGCGGCCTGTCTCGTTCTCTCCACGGGCAGCGCGGCATTGGCGCAGACCGCTCCTGCCGCGCCGACGCGCGAAGCGGTGGTGGCGCGGGCGATCGAAAGCGTGATCCGGCCGGGCTACGAGCGACTGGACAAGGCCGGCGAGGTCGAGGCCAAGGCCTTCACCGAGCTTTGCGCCAAGCCCGACGAAGCCAAGTTGAAGGCGGCGCGCCAGGGCTTTGCCGATCTGGCGCAGGCCTTCGGTGCGGTGGAGTTCATCCGCTTCGGGCCGATCACCGAAGGCAGTCGCTTCGAGCGCTACCTGTTCTGGCCCGACCGGCGCGGCGCGGCCCAGCGTCAGGCGCAGATCATCGTCAACCGGCGCGACGCGGACGCGGCGACGAGCGATCTCCTGCCGCGCAAGAGCGTCGCCGTGCAGGGGCTGACGGCGCTGGAATATGTTCTGTTCGGCAATGGCTCGGATGCGCTGGCGAGCCAGGCCGGCGCGTTCCGCTGCCGCTACGGCGCGACGATCGTCGGCAATCTCGGCCAGATTTCCGATGCGGTGGCCGAGCAATGGCGCCATCCGCACGGCATAGTCGAGCGCCTGACCAAGCCCAAACCCTCCGACCCGACCTATCGCTCGACGCAGGATTCGCTGCAGGAACTCTTCGCCACCGTGGTTCGCGGACTGACGGCGGTCCGCGAGCTGCGCATCCTGCCGGGCCTCAACGCGCTGCCCGGCGAGACCAAGACCAATCTCTTCCTGTTCGGGCGCAGCGATCACGCGACCGCCATGCTGGTGGCCGATCTCGACGGGCTGCGGGCGCTCCTGGCGGACTCGGGGTTGCTGGCGCTCAAGCCCGGCACGTCGCTCGACCCGGCGCAGGAGCTCGGTGCCATCGCCGTGTCGATCCGCGCGCTCGGCCCCGATCTCGGTCAGGCCGCCGGCACGGCGGAGGGCGAGGCCGTGCTGCGCGATGCCATGGCACGCATCCAAACGGTGGAAACGGTTCTCACCACTGAAGTCGCGCCCGCCCTCGGCCTCTCGGCGGATTTCTCCGCGCTGGACGGCGATGAGAAGGACACGCCGTGA